One Nostoc sp. UHCC 0302 DNA window includes the following coding sequences:
- a CDS encoding GIY-YIG nuclease family protein, with the protein MWLKFGVAPDGELVCVEDVGSGKTELLCPYCQGELTAKKGKVKQHHFAHSSATCLPIASRNFPILPLYDNFNIYLSRKDLAQLKLLWKEYGSINYPISPGLVTPGLLKAGMFHKNVYLAPPAYEFTNLGKIPVGALEFSLFNEVQEPLLLKKLLKLELAAKYALHKNALMKSYCLTDLTLYRAQLQRILSCTLYFLEIQTPKRNLYKIGVTTRPIQQRLAEIETNLLAYYETVDIQVLGTWSHRGNVELYFKHRYQDFNYRIGSLTEYFKFGVADANAALHELQQMKAKVLSPVEIDILKDNISLSQVAI; encoded by the coding sequence ATGTGGCTCAAATTTGGTGTAGCTCCAGATGGAGAATTAGTCTGTGTTGAAGATGTTGGTAGTGGTAAAACTGAGCTTTTATGCCCTTACTGTCAAGGTGAGCTAACTGCCAAAAAAGGTAAGGTCAAGCAACATCACTTTGCACATTCGTCAGCCACCTGCTTGCCTATAGCTAGCCGTAATTTTCCAATTTTACCACTGTACGATAATTTCAATATTTACCTATCACGCAAAGACTTAGCACAGTTAAAATTGTTGTGGAAGGAATATGGTTCAATCAATTATCCTATTAGCCCTGGCTTAGTTACTCCAGGGTTATTAAAAGCTGGAATGTTCCATAAAAACGTGTATTTAGCCCCTCCAGCTTATGAATTTACTAATTTAGGAAAAATTCCTGTTGGAGCGCTAGAATTCAGCTTGTTCAACGAAGTGCAAGAACCATTGTTGCTCAAAAAGCTGTTGAAACTGGAACTAGCGGCCAAATACGCCTTACACAAAAATGCACTTATGAAGTCATATTGCCTCACTGACTTAACACTTTATCGCGCTCAACTTCAGCGCATTTTATCTTGTACTCTATATTTTTTAGAGATTCAAACGCCTAAACGTAATTTGTACAAGATAGGAGTTACTACTAGACCCATCCAACAGCGATTGGCAGAAATAGAAACAAATTTACTTGCATATTATGAAACTGTTGATATTCAAGTATTAGGAACTTGGTCACACCGGGGTAATGTCGAACTTTACTTCAAACACCGCTATCAGGATTTCAATTATCGTATCGGCAGTTTAACCGAGTACTTCAAATTTGGTGTTGCCGATGCTAACGCTGCTCTACATGAGCTACAACAAATGAAAGCTAAAGTCCTTTCTCCAGTCGAAATAGACATTCTTAAGGACAACATTAGCTTATCTCAAGTTGCTATTTAA
- a CDS encoding DUF1392 family protein: protein MSNQITVLESCWHSSSPWGQSMPPLAVQIQEKVFLPNLNLSGYCCGVQWSGQQWIYAIVSNHIRLYLYSEEFHTTNLFEDSNVPTPAFWLGDVVEANISEQPSRRIIQGVFRLKDNWLYGVESRSPILEQSALSQSQFVWLTDIDLVR, encoded by the coding sequence ATGAGCAACCAAATTACCGTTTTGGAATCCTGTTGGCATTCTTCTTCACCTTGGGGACAATCTATGCCCCCACTAGCAGTCCAAATCCAGGAAAAGGTTTTTTTACCAAATTTAAATTTATCAGGGTACTGCTGTGGCGTTCAGTGGTCTGGGCAGCAGTGGATTTATGCGATCGTCTCCAATCACATAAGGCTCTACTTATATAGCGAAGAATTTCACACAACAAACTTATTTGAAGACTCTAATGTTCCTACTCCAGCTTTTTGGCTAGGCGATGTGGTTGAGGCAAACATCAGTGAACAACCTTCACGCCGAATTATACAAGGAGTTTTTCGCCTGAAAGACAATTGGCTTTACGGTGTCGAGTCGCGTTCTCCAATTTTAGAACAGTCCGCGCTTTCACAAAGCCAATTTGTATGGCTGACCGATATTGACTTAGTGAGGTAA